Proteins from one Mycobacterium sp. EPa45 genomic window:
- a CDS encoding methyltransferase domain-containing protein, which produces MLGQLYDEALDGERCWLRHDDGRCHRLPVSSWLGGHGADTVFDAAIVALCDGPTIDLGCGPGRLVADLVQRGIPALGVDQSPTAVRLARRSGAPALLRDVFEPLPGTGRWQTVLLADGNVGLAGDPRRVLRRAAELLRSGGRCVAEFDPGSVGVRASWVRLESSRSIGPWFKWATVGVDCAAVLAEEAGLALVGIHPIGERVVATLTLT; this is translated from the coding sequence ATGCTGGGACAGCTTTACGATGAAGCGCTCGACGGCGAACGATGTTGGCTGCGCCACGACGACGGCCGGTGCCACCGGCTTCCGGTCAGCAGCTGGTTGGGCGGCCATGGCGCCGACACGGTCTTCGACGCGGCCATCGTGGCGCTGTGTGACGGCCCGACGATCGACTTAGGCTGTGGCCCAGGACGATTGGTGGCCGATCTGGTCCAGCGCGGGATTCCGGCCCTCGGCGTCGACCAGTCCCCGACGGCGGTTCGCCTGGCGCGGCGCAGCGGCGCACCGGCGTTGCTCCGTGATGTGTTCGAGCCGTTGCCCGGCACCGGGCGCTGGCAGACGGTGCTGCTCGCTGACGGGAATGTCGGCCTGGCCGGCGATCCCCGCCGGGTCTTGCGTAGGGCCGCTGAGCTGTTGCGCTCCGGCGGCCGCTGCGTTGCCGAATTCGACCCGGGCTCAGTCGGCGTGCGGGCCAGCTGGGTCCGGCTGGAGTCCTCACGCAGCATCGGGCCATGGTTCAAGTGGGCCACGGTGGGCGTCGACTGTGCGGCCGTGCTGGCCGAAGAAGCTGGTCTGGCACTGGTCGGGATTCACCCGATCGGTGAACGCGTGGTAGCTACACTCACGCTGACGTGA
- a CDS encoding molybdopterin-dependent oxidoreductase, translating to MTPQKGSTTKASLRGTAVTARVGVALGIAVAVCFVTGLISHFIQHPQPWFFWPTRPVWLYQLTQGLHVISGIAAIPLLVVKLWSVYPKLFERPIIGGLTRQIERASILVLVGAMIFQLSTGVMNIAQWYAFKFFFTTSHYAMAYVAAGAVLVHVGVKLPVIRRALGEPLEEAPTGELRAGPSRRAVLGGTWLAVGAATMVTAGQTVPWLRHVSLLSPRSGRGPQGVPVNRSAFAAGVLDSARSPDYRLTVVNGSTVKTFTVGDLAAMPQSTHRLPIACVEGWSATADWTGVVLADLLRSVAAEPHSDVLMISLEPPGPYSRTVLPARHTGDSQTLIALKLNGQTLDIDHGYPCRLIAPTRPGVLQTKWLSRIEVVT from the coding sequence GTGACGCCGCAGAAGGGATCGACCACCAAGGCTTCCTTGCGTGGAACAGCAGTGACGGCTCGGGTCGGGGTCGCCCTCGGTATCGCCGTGGCCGTCTGCTTCGTCACGGGTCTGATCAGTCATTTCATCCAGCATCCGCAGCCCTGGTTCTTCTGGCCGACCCGTCCGGTCTGGCTCTATCAGCTGACCCAGGGCCTGCATGTGATCTCCGGGATCGCCGCGATCCCGCTGCTGGTGGTCAAGCTCTGGTCGGTGTACCCCAAACTGTTCGAACGGCCCATCATCGGCGGCCTGACCCGGCAGATCGAGCGGGCGTCGATCTTGGTTCTGGTGGGGGCGATGATCTTTCAGCTCTCCACGGGCGTCATGAACATCGCGCAGTGGTACGCATTCAAGTTCTTCTTCACCACCAGTCATTACGCGATGGCCTACGTCGCGGCCGGTGCGGTGTTGGTGCACGTCGGCGTGAAACTGCCGGTCATCCGCCGAGCCCTGGGCGAACCGCTGGAGGAGGCGCCGACCGGTGAGCTGCGCGCCGGGCCCAGCCGGCGTGCGGTGCTGGGCGGCACCTGGCTGGCCGTCGGTGCGGCGACGATGGTGACTGCCGGGCAGACGGTTCCGTGGCTTCGGCACGTCTCGCTGCTGTCACCACGGTCGGGACGTGGCCCGCAGGGCGTTCCCGTGAACCGGTCAGCGTTCGCCGCCGGGGTGCTGGACAGCGCGCGCTCACCGGACTACCGGCTGACCGTCGTCAACGGCTCCACCGTCAAAACGTTCACAGTCGGCGACCTTGCGGCGATGCCGCAGAGCACGCATCGGCTGCCGATCGCCTGCGTCGAGGGGTGGAGCGCCACCGCGGACTGGACCGGCGTGGTGCTCGCGGACCTCCTCAGATCAGTTGCGGCCGAACCGCATTCTGACGTACTGATGATCTCGCTCGAGCCACCCGGCCCGTATTCACGCACGGTGCTGCCCGCACGGCATACCGGTGATTCGCAGACGTTGATCGCGCTGAAGCTCAACGGCCAGACGCTCGACATCGACCACGGCTATCCGTGCCGACTGATCGCTCCAACGAGACCCGGTGTCCTGCAGACCAAATGGCTATCCAGGATCGAGGTGGTGACGTGA
- a CDS encoding adenylate/guanylate cyclase domain-containing protein translates to MTFLFTDVEGSTRRWESDAGEMRLALADHDDVLSRSIATHGGYLFKHTGDGVCAAFASPSSAARAAIEAQRGLALPVRMGIATGEAELRGGDYFGPVLNRVARVMAAGHGGQILLADSTMRLVTDIDVADLGPHLLRDVPEPIGLFQVYGSGLQTHFPPLRTLSRRLGNLRPPASSFVGREEDLSNVVAAVQSCRLVTLTGVGGVGKTRLALETARQMSNEFADGMWLVELASVSDPGAVPDAVAAVLGVTQQPGRDLTENVADAIAEKSLLLVIDNCEHVRDAAAELIDAVLADATAVRIVATSREGLGVVGERLWAVPSLDVNNGIDSAAVDLFVDRARTVSAGFELADSGEAATAVEICRRLDGIPLAIELAASRMASMTVSEVRDRLDQRFRLLVGSRRGLERHQTLRHTVAWSFDLLEPAEMALLQTCSVFSGGFDLAGAHSVAADEYTDEFVVLDLLDALVRKSLLVAQRVSGRTRYSMLETIRQFAEDRLIDSGSASEARSAHAAYFAGQEAALEALWDSPRQREAYDWFSCELPNLRSAFRWAADESQLDAAITLAVYASFLGLSTENLEPLAWPEELIPAARAAHHPRLALLLASAAQCWTLGRSDDALRFASAALDELRVNPHTGFPLGIEGLLAAGFLAGGEPQRALDYCRYRIESSSAPTTLVKVTLAVALAAAGEVDEAGIVASAVLNDGEVIENPYLESYAVLGLSTALAVTDPASAMVVLRRGIEVALHSGNRSLATHLTSGLSRVTASHGEPREALDQLSTVIRHYLDSGNLANLRNALAVLAGLLHRWGHSTAAGLLAGFAINPFVSVTMPEIATTVAHLRDNLGREALDALMAKGAAMSKQAMVELVEKEIAALRSEIDSKW, encoded by the coding sequence GTGACCTTCTTGTTCACCGATGTGGAAGGCTCTACACGTCGGTGGGAGTCCGATGCGGGCGAGATGCGGCTTGCCCTAGCCGACCACGACGACGTCTTGAGTCGCTCGATCGCGACGCACGGTGGTTATCTGTTCAAGCACACCGGTGACGGCGTCTGCGCGGCCTTCGCCTCACCGAGTTCGGCGGCGCGAGCGGCGATTGAAGCTCAACGTGGACTCGCGTTGCCGGTTCGGATGGGTATCGCCACCGGCGAAGCCGAACTTCGCGGCGGTGATTACTTCGGGCCGGTGCTCAATCGGGTGGCCCGAGTGATGGCCGCGGGCCACGGCGGACAGATTCTTCTAGCCGACTCGACCATGCGGTTGGTGACTGACATCGACGTCGCGGACCTCGGCCCCCATTTACTCCGAGATGTTCCCGAACCGATTGGTTTGTTTCAGGTGTATGGATCCGGTCTGCAGACGCACTTTCCACCGTTGCGAACACTGAGCCGTCGGCTCGGCAACCTTCGGCCACCGGCATCAAGCTTCGTGGGCCGCGAAGAGGATTTATCGAACGTTGTTGCGGCGGTGCAGAGCTGTCGGTTAGTAACGCTGACCGGCGTTGGTGGGGTTGGCAAGACGCGTCTGGCTCTCGAGACGGCACGCCAGATGAGCAACGAATTCGCCGACGGCATGTGGCTGGTGGAGCTGGCGTCGGTGTCCGATCCAGGTGCGGTGCCCGATGCGGTGGCTGCAGTCCTCGGCGTGACGCAGCAGCCGGGTCGAGACCTTACCGAAAACGTGGCAGACGCCATCGCAGAAAAATCACTGCTATTGGTCATCGACAACTGCGAACACGTCCGCGATGCGGCAGCCGAATTGATCGACGCTGTTCTAGCGGACGCCACAGCCGTTCGCATCGTGGCGACCAGCCGGGAAGGTTTGGGAGTCGTCGGTGAGCGTCTGTGGGCGGTTCCGTCATTGGACGTCAACAATGGGATCGACTCTGCGGCCGTCGATCTCTTCGTCGATCGCGCCCGGACAGTCTCCGCGGGATTCGAGTTGGCGGATTCCGGAGAAGCGGCAACGGCCGTGGAGATCTGTCGCCGGCTCGACGGGATCCCGCTCGCGATCGAATTGGCCGCATCCCGGATGGCGTCTATGACCGTGTCCGAGGTTCGCGATCGACTCGACCAACGGTTCCGGTTACTGGTCGGATCGCGGCGCGGTCTGGAACGTCATCAGACGTTGCGGCACACGGTAGCCTGGTCCTTCGACCTGTTGGAACCCGCTGAGATGGCTTTATTGCAGACCTGCTCGGTGTTTTCCGGTGGCTTCGACCTTGCCGGTGCACACTCGGTTGCCGCGGACGAGTACACCGATGAGTTTGTGGTGCTTGACCTACTCGACGCGCTGGTACGAAAATCTTTGCTTGTCGCCCAACGGGTTTCCGGCCGCACCCGGTACTCCATGCTGGAAACGATCCGCCAATTCGCAGAGGACCGCCTCATCGACAGCGGCTCTGCCAGTGAAGCCCGATCGGCCCACGCCGCCTACTTCGCCGGGCAGGAGGCCGCGCTCGAAGCATTGTGGGACAGCCCACGTCAGCGAGAGGCATACGACTGGTTCAGTTGCGAATTGCCCAATCTGCGGAGCGCTTTCCGGTGGGCTGCCGACGAATCACAGCTCGATGCCGCAATCACGTTAGCGGTATATGCGTCGTTTCTGGGCCTGTCGACTGAGAACCTCGAACCCCTCGCCTGGCCCGAGGAGCTCATTCCGGCCGCGCGTGCCGCCCACCATCCTCGGCTGGCGCTGTTGCTGGCATCGGCTGCCCAGTGCTGGACCCTGGGTCGCAGTGATGACGCACTGCGGTTCGCCAGCGCCGCGCTTGATGAACTCCGCGTCAACCCACACACCGGCTTCCCGCTCGGTATCGAAGGCTTGCTCGCCGCCGGCTTTTTGGCTGGTGGTGAGCCGCAACGTGCGCTCGACTATTGCCGGTACCGGATCGAATCCAGCTCGGCCCCAACCACCCTCGTCAAGGTGACACTCGCAGTGGCGTTGGCTGCCGCGGGTGAAGTGGACGAAGCGGGGATTGTCGCATCAGCCGTTTTGAACGATGGCGAAGTGATTGAGAATCCGTACCTGGAGTCGTACGCAGTGCTGGGGCTGAGCACAGCCCTCGCGGTCACTGACCCCGCGAGCGCAATGGTGGTGCTGCGCCGGGGTATTGAGGTTGCCCTTCACAGCGGGAACCGCAGCCTAGCAACCCATCTCACGTCCGGCCTGTCGCGTGTCACGGCAAGCCACGGGGAACCGCGCGAAGCTCTGGACCAACTGTCAACGGTGATCCGGCACTATCTCGACTCCGGCAACCTCGCTAATCTGCGCAACGCCCTGGCTGTCCTCGCTGGCCTGCTTCACCGATGGGGGCATTCGACCGCAGCTGGCCTGTTAGCAGGCTTTGCGATCAATCCGTTTGTCAGTGTGACGATGCCCGAGATCGCGACCACCGTGGCCCACCTGCGTGACAACCTTGGCCGCGAGGCCTTGGACGCTCTAATGGCTAAAGGGGCGGCGATGTCGAAGCAGGCCATGGTCGAACTTGTTGAAAAAGAGATCGCGGCCCTCCGCTCCGAAATCGATTCAAAATGGTAA
- a CDS encoding helix-turn-helix transcriptional regulator, with translation MSESAAAVLDALGDRTRRSIFEKLADGPVAVGVLADQLPISRPAVSQHLRVLKEAGLVVEAAEGTRRLYRVSPAGLAAVRSYLDRFWESTLDNFALLAEAEAHRKAGKPT, from the coding sequence GTGTCCGAATCTGCAGCTGCCGTCCTCGACGCACTCGGCGACCGGACCCGGCGGTCGATCTTCGAGAAACTGGCCGACGGTCCCGTCGCCGTCGGCGTCCTCGCCGATCAGCTACCAATCTCGAGGCCTGCTGTCTCGCAACATCTTCGGGTGCTCAAAGAAGCCGGCCTCGTGGTAGAGGCGGCCGAGGGGACTCGTCGGCTGTATCGGGTCAGTCCAGCCGGGCTGGCCGCCGTGCGGTCCTATCTGGACAGGTTTTGGGAGTCCACCCTCGACAACTTCGCGCTGCTGGCCGAGGCCGAGGCGCACCGGAAGGCAGGGAAGCCAACATGA